The Candidatus Eisenbacteria bacterium genome has a segment encoding these proteins:
- a CDS encoding glycosyltransferase family 9 protein, giving the protein METERHMPYRNALVIQTGFVGDMVLTSPLLRALRNAAPEGRLTLLHDPRTEGIVRACPHLDERIVYRKRGEERGFRAGLRLVRRLRAARYDLVVSPHRSIRSGLLAFLSGAPRRIGFRHPSCSLFYTDVVDYNRWEGTFIRRKLRLLEPLGVEGADETPELYLAAEDREEARLLLGDAEVRPPYAVLAVGSAWPTKRWPAERFGELAALLAADGIASVAVGGPDEKDAGRRAAAIGPLADLTGRTGLGAVGALLEGAALFVGNDSGVLHMARAARTPAVALFGPTGPEQFAFDSLVRVVKSDEPCAPCSDHGGRECPRGAPVCLARISAARVKDEASALLRAAPEPADA; this is encoded by the coding sequence ATGGAAACGGAGCGCCACATGCCGTACCGGAACGCCCTGGTGATCCAGACCGGGTTCGTGGGGGACATGGTGCTCACCTCTCCCCTTCTGCGGGCGCTCCGGAACGCGGCGCCGGAAGGGAGGCTCACGCTCCTCCACGATCCGCGCACCGAGGGGATCGTCCGCGCGTGCCCGCACCTCGACGAGAGGATCGTCTACCGGAAGCGGGGAGAGGAGCGCGGCTTCCGCGCCGGGCTCCGACTCGTGCGACGCCTCCGCGCGGCCCGTTACGACCTGGTCGTCTCGCCGCACCGCTCCATCCGGAGCGGGCTCCTGGCGTTCCTCTCCGGCGCCCCCCGGCGGATCGGTTTCCGCCATCCTTCCTGCTCCCTCTTCTACACCGACGTCGTCGATTACAACCGCTGGGAGGGGACCTTCATCCGGAGGAAGCTCCGCCTGCTCGAACCGCTCGGAGTCGAGGGGGCGGACGAAACGCCGGAACTCTACCTCGCCGCGGAAGACAGGGAAGAGGCGCGCCTCCTCCTCGGCGACGCGGAGGTGCGCCCCCCCTACGCGGTTCTCGCCGTCGGCTCCGCCTGGCCGACCAAGCGATGGCCGGCGGAGCGTTTCGGCGAGCTGGCGGCGCTCCTCGCCGCCGACGGGATCGCCTCCGTCGCCGTGGGCGGGCCGGACGAAAAGGACGCGGGGCGCCGGGCGGCCGCGATCGGGCCGTTGGCGGACCTGACCGGCCGAACCGGTCTCGGCGCGGTGGGGGCGCTTCTCGAAGGGGCGGCGCTCTTCGTCGGCAACGACTCGGGCGTGCTCCACATGGCGCGGGCGGCGCGCACGCCGGCGGTCGCCCTCTTCGGGCCGACCGGCCCGGAGCAGTTCGCTTTCGACTCGTTGGTACGGGTCGTGAAGAGCGACGAGCCCTGCGCCCCCTGCTCCGACCACGGCGGCCGCGAGTGTCCGCGCGGCGCGCCGGTCTGCCTCGCCCGCATCTCCGCCGCCCGGGTGAAGGACGAAGCGTCGGCGCTCCTCCGCGCCGCGCCGGAGCCGGCCGATGCCTGA
- a CDS encoding tetratricopeptide repeat protein, whose amino-acid sequence MAKRTGPLRGLLPEIVLYGIAFAAQALYIITIRNEPTFRAPVVDGGVYVAAAESILRGEGIGPGPFRFGPLYPYMLALWLRLAGGSLLGAHLLQALWTALTAPLLHRLGRALLGRTAGLVAGFAAAFYWPLIYFAGEPLIEPVLLPILLVSLLLLLRMERKGGGWTVFAAGAALGLSAIARPNALFPAGVFILREALRRRPARAAILLAGVLLPVLPVTVRNVVAGGDAVLISSTAGINFYIGNNERSGGRDSSFPGMVQWTFDKVHRLAEIETGHAMKPSAVSRHYLRKGLAWAALEPGRFLLLQGRKAVALLSSYEMPNVKDPLFYRDRSPFLRLPLFLGFGAAAPLALLGLLRRRRRPGEGTALLFFGAWTFSALLFFVNARYRLPLVPFFLLYGAMGATRLAGAMRADRRRAAALIAALIAAFFLVNWNPLGRVDDPSQAWFNEAWARQQTGDREGALEGYDRVNPGSAWYPLALNNRAVLFLREASVDKALRDLVRAVEIDSTYYDAWSNLGRVYYNAGRPDEAALAFGRAARLRPDDPAHHANLGLARKGTGDLEGAAEAFRGALRADDGYGKAREHLAETLVILGANDEARAELERILRDDPRNATAWYHLGTVRRRSGDDAGAREAWRTVIRLEPDGRLAPLARAALGE is encoded by the coding sequence ATGGCCAAGCGAACCGGTCCGCTCCGCGGCCTGCTCCCCGAGATCGTCCTTTATGGAATCGCATTCGCGGCGCAGGCTCTTTACATCATTACCATTCGAAACGAGCCGACCTTCCGCGCCCCCGTCGTGGACGGCGGCGTTTACGTCGCGGCCGCCGAGTCGATTCTGCGCGGGGAGGGGATCGGCCCCGGGCCCTTCCGCTTCGGGCCCCTCTACCCGTACATGCTCGCGCTCTGGCTCCGCCTCGCCGGCGGTTCGCTCCTCGGCGCGCACCTTCTCCAGGCGCTCTGGACCGCCCTCACGGCGCCCCTTCTCCACAGACTCGGCCGCGCCCTCCTCGGCCGGACCGCGGGGCTCGTCGCCGGTTTCGCCGCCGCCTTCTACTGGCCGCTGATCTATTTCGCCGGCGAGCCGCTGATCGAGCCGGTTCTCCTGCCGATCCTCCTCGTCTCCCTCCTCCTTCTCCTCCGCATGGAACGGAAGGGAGGCGGATGGACGGTCTTCGCCGCCGGCGCCGCGCTCGGCCTCTCGGCGATCGCCCGGCCGAACGCGCTCTTCCCGGCGGGAGTCTTCATCCTCCGCGAAGCGCTCCGCCGCCGCCCGGCGCGCGCCGCGATTCTTCTCGCCGGCGTTCTCCTCCCCGTCCTGCCGGTCACGGTTCGGAACGTCGTCGCCGGCGGTGACGCGGTGTTGATCAGCTCCACCGCGGGGATCAACTTTTACATCGGAAACAACGAGCGCTCCGGCGGGCGTGACTCCTCCTTCCCCGGCATGGTGCAGTGGACCTTCGACAAGGTGCACCGCCTCGCGGAGATCGAAACGGGACACGCGATGAAACCCTCCGCGGTCTCCCGTCACTATCTCCGGAAGGGACTCGCCTGGGCCGCCCTCGAACCGGGGCGCTTCCTCCTCCTGCAGGGGCGCAAGGCGGTCGCCCTCCTCTCTTCCTATGAAATGCCGAACGTGAAGGATCCCCTGTTCTACCGAGACCGATCCCCCTTCCTCCGGCTCCCGCTCTTCCTCGGTTTCGGCGCGGCGGCCCCCCTGGCGCTTCTCGGACTCTTGCGGCGGAGACGGCGTCCCGGCGAGGGGACGGCGCTCCTCTTCTTCGGCGCCTGGACCTTCTCGGCGTTGCTCTTTTTCGTGAACGCCCGCTACCGTCTGCCTCTCGTCCCCTTCTTCCTCCTCTATGGGGCGATGGGGGCGACTCGCCTCGCCGGCGCGATGCGGGCGGACCGGAGGCGGGCGGCGGCGCTCATCGCCGCGCTGATCGCCGCGTTTTTCCTCGTCAACTGGAACCCCCTCGGACGCGTCGATGATCCCTCGCAGGCGTGGTTCAACGAGGCGTGGGCGCGCCAGCAAACCGGCGACCGGGAGGGGGCGCTGGAGGGTTACGACCGCGTGAACCCCGGAAGCGCGTGGTATCCTTTGGCGCTGAACAACCGAGCGGTGCTCTTTCTGCGGGAGGCGTCCGTGGACAAGGCGCTCCGGGATCTGGTCCGGGCGGTGGAGATCGACTCGACCTATTACGATGCGTGGTCGAACCTCGGCCGCGTCTACTACAACGCCGGACGGCCCGACGAGGCGGCGCTCGCTTTCGGGCGCGCGGCGCGTCTCCGGCCGGACGACCCGGCGCACCACGCCAACCTGGGCCTCGCCCGGAAAGGGACGGGGGACCTGGAGGGGGCCGCGGAGGCCTTTCGGGGGGCGCTCCGCGCGGACGACGGCTACGGGAAGGCTCGGGAGCACCTGGCGGAGACGCTGGTCATTCTCGGCGCGAACGACGAGGCGCGGGCGGAACTGGAGAGGATCCTCCGGGACGACCCGAGGAACGCCACCGCCTGGTACCACCTCGGGACGGTGCGGCGGCGCTCGGGGGACGACGCCGGCGCGCGCGAGGCGTGGCGCACCGTGATCCGCCTCGAGCCGGATGGGCGCCTCGCCCCACTCGCCCGCGCCGCCCTCGGAGAGTAG
- a CDS encoding glycosyltransferase family 2 protein, whose amino-acid sequence MRETISAVVITRNEEAEIADCLAALRWADEIVVMDSESTDRTVEIARGIADRVELRPFSGFTDQKRAVTEIARGPWILNVDADERVGPELRDEILALLERGPDRNGYTVPRLTWYLGRFIRHGGWYPDRKLRLFRKERAEWIGGMVHESVRVDGPTGELIHPLLHYSFRALDDHRATIERFTRLGAEDLAKRGRGGRLFDIVLRPPAAFLKFYLLRAGFLDGWRGLLIALFSARHTGLKHLRARRLRRAKGARRGEKS is encoded by the coding sequence ATGAGGGAGACGATCTCGGCCGTGGTCATCACGCGAAACGAGGAGGCGGAGATCGCCGACTGCCTCGCCGCCCTTCGATGGGCGGACGAGATCGTGGTGATGGACAGCGAGTCGACGGACCGGACCGTGGAGATCGCCCGGGGGATCGCCGACCGTGTGGAACTCCGCCCCTTCAGCGGCTTCACCGATCAGAAGAGGGCGGTCACGGAGATCGCGCGCGGCCCCTGGATCCTGAACGTGGACGCCGACGAGAGGGTCGGGCCGGAGCTGCGCGACGAGATCCTCGCCCTGCTGGAGCGCGGACCCGACCGGAACGGCTACACCGTGCCGCGGCTCACCTGGTACCTGGGCCGCTTCATTCGGCACGGAGGATGGTATCCGGACCGGAAACTGCGCCTCTTCCGCAAGGAGCGGGCGGAATGGATCGGCGGCATGGTCCACGAGTCGGTCCGCGTCGACGGCCCGACGGGCGAGCTGATCCATCCTCTCCTCCACTACTCTTTCCGCGCGCTGGACGACCACCGCGCCACCATCGAGAGATTCACGCGGCTCGGCGCCGAAGACCTCGCCAAGCGAGGTCGGGGCGGCCGTCTGTTCGACATCGTCCTCCGCCCGCCCGCCGCGTTCCTGAAGTTCTATCTTCTCCGCGCCGGCTTTCTGGACGGCTGGCGGGGTCTGTTGATCGCGCTCTTCTCGGCGCGGCACACGGGGCTGAAACACTTGCGGGCGCGGCGCCTCCGGCGGGCGAAGGGGGCGCGGCGCGGGGAGAAATCATGA
- a CDS encoding glycosyltransferase family 9 protein — translation MPDRAMETPARNVVVFRTDRIGDLILSTPLFEAIKIASPETRVTLVAPPYALPAVEENPHLDETIPWDIKGWAEVRPFAARLRRERFDAAVLLNPGWYDGWAAVIAGIPFRTGPLARPAGFALLNRGVRQARSRSRLHQSELDAAFAKTITGRTRKGTPRPRIWLRDEERRRGGALLLGSGMNASPPRVGIHAGSGGSAVLWPERHYAALGRLFTREGWNVALTGGPGEEERVARLAAEIGDRAFPLAGTADLRVFFGMLTHLDLFIAPSTGPLHAAAALGVPVAAPYSPLPSQSAGRWGPRADRAVVLTPDVDCPERIRCAGERCPHHPCMERIEPERFFEEAAALARRGRESR, via the coding sequence ATGCCTGATCGCGCGATGGAAACCCCCGCCCGGAACGTGGTCGTTTTCCGCACCGACCGGATCGGCGACCTGATCCTGAGCACCCCTCTCTTCGAGGCGATCAAGATCGCGTCGCCGGAAACGCGGGTCACCCTTGTCGCCCCTCCCTACGCACTCCCGGCGGTGGAGGAGAATCCCCATCTGGACGAAACGATTCCTTGGGACATCAAGGGATGGGCGGAGGTGCGCCCCTTCGCCGCGCGCCTCCGACGGGAGCGCTTCGACGCGGCGGTCCTTCTGAACCCCGGTTGGTACGACGGATGGGCGGCGGTGATCGCCGGCATCCCCTTCCGGACCGGCCCCCTCGCCCGCCCCGCCGGATTCGCGCTCCTCAACCGGGGCGTGCGGCAGGCCCGCTCCCGCTCCAGGCTGCACCAGTCCGAGCTGGACGCCGCCTTCGCGAAGACGATCACGGGAAGGACGCGAAAGGGGACGCCGCGCCCCCGCATCTGGCTCCGCGACGAAGAACGGCGGCGCGGAGGCGCGCTCCTCCTCGGTTCGGGGATGAACGCCTCCCCGCCGCGGGTCGGCATCCACGCCGGATCGGGCGGTTCGGCGGTCCTCTGGCCCGAGAGGCACTACGCGGCCCTCGGACGCCTCTTCACGCGGGAAGGGTGGAACGTGGCGCTCACCGGCGGACCCGGCGAGGAAGAGAGGGTCGCCCGTCTCGCGGCGGAGATCGGCGACCGCGCCTTCCCCCTCGCCGGGACGGCGGACCTGCGCGTCTTCTTCGGGATGCTCACGCACCTCGATCTCTTCATCGCGCCGAGCACCGGGCCTCTTCACGCGGCGGCGGCGCTCGGCGTGCCGGTGGCCGCCCCCTATTCCCCTCTCCCGTCGCAGAGCGCCGGTCGCTGGGGGCCGCGCGCCGACCGGGCCGTCGTTCTCACGCCGGACGTGGATTGCCCCGAGAGGATCCGCTGCGCCGGAGAACGCTGCCCTCACCACCCCTGCATGGAACGGATCGAGCCGGAACGGTTCTTCGAGGAGGCGGCGGCCCTCGCCCGGCGCGGGAGGGAATCGCGATGA
- a CDS encoding sulfatase, with product MRTRTGGRMARGAAALLLASLFLSCGGGEKAPLRGAVLILIDTCRYDDVGARTEAGPVTPNLDAFTERAVRFTRASSPAPWTLPSVASLLTGLYPTSHGAAGRYPEFSRLRDEVTTLPERLRAAGFRTAAFVNVAFLDPVLGLDRGFDLYDYVPGANLTIRRAGETFDEAIRWLDENREEPFFLLIHLFDPHMDFDPPEPFRTRFLETYDWEMEPPFTGVERWKKERMVTPEIRDFARTLYRAEIAAVDEGCGRFFEWMDGAGLMDETVVVVTADHGEEFWDHGRFEHGHSLYEELLHVPLLLRAGNRFKPAEVDRRVGLVDVMPTLLDVLGEEDGGEGDLDGESLAPLIEGKAPDGPRYRFAESLLYGQEWKAVIGERYKFSYNEEQRRMALFDLLIDPGEKQDLAETDEEIVKEMADLLLAWFRGQLERTGGSLRGGEVVDMEEEVVEKLRSLGYIR from the coding sequence ATGAGGACGAGAACCGGAGGCCGGATGGCGCGCGGGGCGGCGGCGCTCCTGCTCGCGTCGTTGTTCCTCTCCTGTGGAGGGGGGGAGAAGGCGCCTTTGCGCGGCGCCGTGCTGATTCTGATCGACACCTGCCGATACGACGACGTGGGCGCCCGAACCGAGGCGGGGCCGGTCACGCCGAACCTGGACGCCTTCACGGAGAGGGCGGTCCGTTTCACCCGCGCCTCATCGCCCGCTCCCTGGACCCTCCCCTCCGTCGCGTCGCTGCTCACCGGCCTCTATCCCACGTCGCACGGAGCCGCCGGCCGTTATCCGGAGTTCTCCCGGCTGCGCGACGAGGTGACCACCCTGCCGGAGAGGCTCCGCGCGGCCGGCTTCCGCACGGCGGCCTTCGTCAACGTCGCCTTCCTCGACCCGGTGCTCGGCCTCGACCGGGGCTTCGACCTCTACGATTACGTCCCCGGCGCGAACCTCACCATCCGCCGCGCCGGCGAGACATTCGACGAGGCGATCCGCTGGCTGGACGAGAACCGGGAGGAGCCCTTCTTCCTGCTGATTCATCTGTTCGATCCGCACATGGACTTCGACCCGCCCGAGCCTTTCCGAACCCGTTTTCTGGAAACCTATGACTGGGAGATGGAGCCCCCCTTCACCGGCGTGGAGCGCTGGAAGAAGGAGAGGATGGTTACGCCGGAGATCCGCGACTTCGCCCGCACGCTCTATCGCGCCGAAATCGCCGCCGTGGACGAGGGGTGCGGACGCTTCTTCGAATGGATGGACGGCGCCGGCCTGATGGATGAAACGGTGGTGGTGGTGACCGCCGATCACGGCGAGGAGTTCTGGGATCACGGTCGCTTCGAGCACGGGCACAGCCTCTACGAGGAACTGCTCCATGTGCCGCTCCTTCTCCGCGCCGGAAACCGCTTCAAGCCCGCCGAGGTGGACCGGCGGGTCGGCCTCGTGGACGTGATGCCCACCCTTCTCGATGTTCTCGGCGAGGAGGACGGGGGGGAGGGGGACCTGGACGGCGAGTCGTTGGCGCCGCTGATCGAGGGGAAGGCGCCCGACGGGCCGCGCTACCGCTTCGCCGAATCGCTCCTCTACGGACAGGAGTGGAAGGCGGTGATCGGCGAACGGTACAAGTTTTCCTACAACGAGGAGCAGCGGAGGATGGCCCTCTTCGACCTCCTCATCGACCCCGGCGAGAAGCAGGATCTCGCCGAGACCGACGAAGAAATCGTGAAGGAGATGGCGGATCTCCTTCTCGCCTGGTTTCGGGGACAGCTCGAGAGAACCGGCGGATCGCTCCGGGGAGGCGAGGTGGTGGACATGGAGGAGGAAGTGGTGGAGAAGCTCCGGTCCCTCGGGTATATACGCTGA
- a CDS encoding CPBP family intramembrane metalloprotease: MSDGAKGKNPILFNRYGITRVVWRALLYPLILGAAVIALGIVFSPLLGRTEFSVGATSLEDIGPGFVLAGYAMLIAALLVAGYVMTRFLDRRPFAGIGLGLHERWGTELGTGLVLGAFFITAVVLLQTLAGSVRLSPAGGDPGGVAARLLVHAAIFVCVAVLEELAFRGYALQLLAEGFSLFGDRAGKIVAALLLSIPFGVTHYFNTGGTLTGALSTGLAGLILSLAYFRTRSLWLPIGMHVTWNFFMAAVYSLPVSGEILPRTPFDASVGGPVWASGGSFGPEGSLFAFLVMIGMAVFLMRCRGLFISEKAAAWFPAPAERTAAKEEEAESKEKPAVEAGP, translated from the coding sequence ATGAGCGACGGGGCGAAAGGCAAGAACCCGATTCTCTTCAACCGGTACGGGATCACGCGGGTCGTTTGGCGGGCGTTACTCTACCCCCTGATCCTCGGGGCGGCGGTGATCGCCCTCGGCATCGTCTTCTCGCCGCTATTGGGACGGACGGAGTTCTCCGTCGGCGCGACCTCCTTGGAAGATATCGGTCCGGGTTTCGTCCTCGCCGGGTACGCGATGCTGATCGCCGCGCTCCTCGTCGCCGGCTACGTGATGACGCGCTTTCTCGACCGGCGCCCCTTCGCGGGAATCGGCCTCGGCCTCCACGAGCGATGGGGAACGGAGCTGGGCACCGGCCTCGTGCTCGGCGCGTTCTTCATCACCGCCGTGGTGCTCCTGCAAACGCTCGCCGGCTCCGTTCGGCTCTCCCCCGCCGGCGGCGATCCGGGCGGGGTCGCGGCCCGCCTTCTCGTGCACGCGGCGATCTTCGTCTGCGTCGCGGTCCTCGAAGAGCTCGCCTTCCGCGGCTACGCGCTCCAGCTTCTCGCGGAGGGTTTCTCGCTCTTCGGCGACCGGGCGGGGAAGATCGTCGCCGCCCTCCTCCTCTCCATCCCCTTCGGCGTGACCCATTATTTCAACACCGGAGGGACCCTCACCGGGGCGCTCTCCACGGGACTCGCCGGGCTGATCCTCTCCCTCGCCTATTTCCGCACCCGGAGCCTCTGGCTTCCGATCGGCATGCACGTCACCTGGAACTTCTTCATGGCCGCCGTCTACTCGCTCCCGGTGAGCGGCGAGATACTCCCCCGCACCCCCTTCGATGCGTCCGTCGGCGGACCGGTCTGGGCGAGCGGCGGGAGCTTCGGGCCGGAGGGGAGCCTTTTCGCCTTCCTGGTCATGATCGGCATGGCGGTCTTCCTCATGCGGTGCCGGGGGTTGTTTATCTCCGAGAAGGCGGCGGCCTGGTTCCCGGCGCCCGCCGAGAGAACCGCCGCGAAAGAGGAAGAGGCGGAGTCGAAAGAAAAGCCCGCCGTCGAGGCGGGCCCGTAG
- a CDS encoding pyridoxal phosphate-dependent aminotransferase: MRLPVIEYLRAARAPRDVEFDLSRSGMPEVPPERLGVPANRLFLDEGADWGGPTLRAAIARSFRLPESDVLPAHGTTFAIFLVCAALLERGDRVLVERPAYEPLLSIPRFFDAAVDRFDRPFAEDYRIDRDRLAGAVRPDTRLLILTDPHNPSGRVLSEEDRTWLARFAEERDLNVLLDEVYIDFTGVDGFRQARSLGERMISIGSLTKVYGLGRLRVGWILARPELIARAAPLYDYTLGDPSGPSAALGVAAFGMREVLRETGRRRAEENRRIVAEWMAGRPELEWVEPGAGIVAFPRFRGGVPLEGGDSSAFVKKASARHGVLTVPGAYFEDPRGFRVGFGIETDRLAAALERLGRAVAEAV; this comes from the coding sequence ATGCGTTTGCCGGTGATCGAGTATCTGCGCGCCGCCCGGGCGCCTCGGGACGTGGAGTTCGACCTTTCGCGGAGCGGCATGCCGGAGGTTCCGCCGGAACGCCTCGGCGTGCCGGCGAACCGCCTTTTTCTGGACGAAGGGGCGGACTGGGGGGGACCGACCTTACGCGCGGCGATCGCGCGCTCCTTCCGCCTCCCGGAGTCGGACGTCCTCCCCGCCCACGGCACCACCTTCGCGATCTTCCTCGTCTGCGCCGCCCTCCTGGAGCGCGGGGACCGCGTGCTCGTCGAGCGCCCCGCCTACGAGCCGCTTCTCTCGATCCCGCGGTTTTTCGACGCCGCGGTGGACCGATTCGACCGCCCCTTCGCGGAGGATTACCGGATCGACCGGGACCGTCTCGCCGGAGCGGTCCGTCCGGACACGCGCCTTCTGATCCTCACGGACCCGCACAACCCGTCGGGCCGGGTTCTGTCGGAAGAGGACCGGACATGGCTCGCCCGTTTCGCCGAGGAGCGCGACTTGAACGTTCTCCTCGACGAGGTGTACATCGACTTCACCGGCGTCGACGGTTTTCGGCAGGCCCGCTCCCTCGGAGAGAGGATGATCTCCATCGGCAGCCTGACCAAGGTGTACGGTCTCGGCCGCCTCCGCGTCGGCTGGATCCTGGCGCGGCCGGAACTGATCGCGCGAGCGGCGCCCCTCTACGACTACACCCTCGGCGATCCGAGCGGACCGTCGGCGGCGCTCGGCGTGGCGGCCTTCGGGATGCGAGAGGTTTTGCGCGAGACGGGGCGGCGGCGGGCGGAGGAGAACCGGCGAATCGTGGCGGAGTGGATGGCGGGGCGTCCCGAGCTGGAATGGGTGGAGCCCGGCGCGGGGATCGTCGCCTTTCCGCGCTTCCGCGGCGGGGTCCCCTTGGAAGGGGGCGACTCGTCGGCGTTCGTGAAAAAAGCGAGCGCCCGGCACGGCGTGCTCACCGTACCGGGCGCCTATTTTGAAGATCCGCGCGGCTTCCGCGTCGGCTTCGGGATCGAGACGGACCGCCTCGCGGCGGCGCTCGAACGCCTCGGCCGGGCGGTCGCCGAAGCGGTCTAG